The following proteins come from a genomic window of Mycobacterium sp. DL:
- a CDS encoding type I polyketide synthase: protein MPRMGLGKANHTVPEPIAIVGIGCRLAGDITTPDEFWSFLLAGGSAVREVPAERWQPYLHRDPRNAAVLRATTRWGTFLDDLPGFDAEFFGVSPREAALMDPQQRLALEVSWEALEHAGITPRSLAGSDTAVLMGVNSDDYGKLLMEDLAGIEAWTGIGTSLCGVANRVSHLLDLRGPSVALDAACAASLVAVHQGCQLLRDGESSLVLAGGVSALIGPGLTRVLDVAGATAPDGRCKTFDDAADGYGRGEGAGVVVLKRLADALRDGDRVLAVVRGGAVAQDGRTVGIMSPNGEAQEDLFRLACRVSAVPPASVGYIEAHGTGTPTGDPVELGALSAVYGAGRADAPCAVGSVKPNTGHLEGGAGVVGLIKATLALHHEMLPPTAGVRTLSSAVDWATSGLRVPTEAECWPRGADPRRAAVCSYGYGGTIAHLLIEEAPEPPPASAAPRPTLIPLSGRSEARLASQASALAGYLRAAETPVAEVASTMWTRRSHQPVRGAVVTSGLVESNSATTVVDALDALALGVRDPRVVTGTGVPGAENGAVWVFSGHGSHWAGMGRELLATEPAFAATIDEVDAVFARELGFSAREALTTEQLGGTDQVQALTFAMQVGLAAVLREHGVRPAAVIGHSVGEVAACVVSGVFDLVHGASVACFRARGFRSVMGDGAMALVRLPFDEADRRLHGRTDVVAAISASSESTVVSGTVAAVRAVVQAWTDEGVTVRPVNTDVAFHSPAMDALTAELARLVGGLPEPGSAQVPLYTTALADPRSAAPRDPDYWVANLRGRVRFAETVRAAAEDGHRLFLEISAHPVVSHSIVETLLHHGMTDHAVVPVLRRDQPEQRAVGAAIAGLYCHGAPVEHGVTAGTAWACDLPGTSWQHRRFWRTPTPPPGTRALHDGMSNTLLGGVLEVTGAVPARVWQTRLDMENRPYPGDHPVQNTEIVPAAVLLNTFLTAGGGDLTDVRLRTPVAPARARDIQVVLQDRSLRLSSRLVDEESDNTWLTHSSAVVADGEPTADTVAAGVLLRCPEELPPGHVIDTLAGVGVAAMGFGWQVLELRRGDGELWARVSAEPDGSAPSTWAGLLDAATSAASTVFGGAPRLRMPARINRVHVQGTPPAVAVLLVRHREGTTTDVSIADESGTVLALLSAMTFEELESPAGTDTSRLLHHVAWHPTPWPEQDRPTDVLLVGGTRDELGRVQRDLTGEGVPSRRYPDPDELPCSQAPGSVVLVLPSTDDTPEAAAELVLRTLKRLHDNNSAARLWVLTRHVHEGANLVHAPLWGMARVAAAEHPQLWGGVLDLSDDAVPVGVLASLHGHGVVVVRDGIALTARLAHGGPAGGPPMTCTPGGTYLVTGGTGVLGLRIAARLADLGARRLVLLSRTGMPPRHRWADESHREAGGAISALEERGVSVHVAPIDIGAADAAERLQAVLRDLPPVRGVVHAAGVEAGALLINTTPEDIRTAMRPKVGGTLALHRVFPPGELDWMVLFSSCGYLAGFPGQGAYACANAFLDAAARHRGSLGDRTVSVAWTAWGGLGMGSASGFVAAQLEALGMGTIGADDAMRALDSAMRGQESNVVVLPVLPDAAAVPILADVAPTGESEAGSGEAPAGPGDADVDEWVAQQVAEAVAHELGLLAGDVDARMPLVETGVDSIMTVALRRSLEKRTGLALPPTLLWEHPTAAAVTARIVELLGDREEAEVF from the coding sequence ATGCCGAGGATGGGCTTAGGGAAGGCTAACCACACCGTTCCCGAGCCGATCGCCATCGTCGGCATCGGCTGCCGCCTCGCGGGTGACATCACCACCCCGGACGAGTTCTGGTCGTTCCTGCTAGCCGGCGGCAGCGCTGTGCGCGAGGTTCCCGCCGAACGGTGGCAGCCGTACCTGCACCGGGACCCGCGCAACGCCGCGGTCCTGCGGGCGACGACACGGTGGGGCACCTTCCTCGACGACCTGCCCGGGTTCGACGCCGAGTTCTTCGGGGTGTCCCCACGCGAGGCCGCCCTGATGGACCCCCAGCAGCGGCTTGCGCTCGAGGTGTCGTGGGAGGCGTTGGAGCACGCGGGGATAACACCGCGGTCGCTGGCCGGAAGTGACACCGCGGTGCTGATGGGCGTCAACTCCGACGACTACGGAAAGCTCCTCATGGAGGATCTTGCCGGGATCGAGGCGTGGACCGGGATCGGCACCTCGCTGTGCGGGGTGGCCAACCGGGTGTCGCACCTTCTCGACCTGCGTGGCCCGAGCGTCGCGCTCGACGCTGCCTGCGCCGCGTCGCTGGTCGCGGTGCATCAGGGGTGCCAGCTGCTGCGTGACGGCGAATCGTCGCTGGTGCTCGCCGGTGGCGTCAGCGCGCTCATCGGCCCCGGCCTGACCCGGGTGCTCGACGTCGCGGGGGCGACCGCGCCCGACGGCCGCTGCAAGACGTTCGACGACGCTGCGGACGGCTACGGCCGCGGCGAGGGTGCCGGGGTCGTGGTGCTCAAGCGCCTCGCCGACGCATTGCGCGACGGCGACCGGGTGCTGGCGGTGGTGCGCGGCGGCGCGGTCGCCCAGGACGGTCGCACCGTCGGCATCATGTCGCCCAACGGCGAGGCACAGGAGGATCTCTTCCGGTTGGCCTGCCGGGTGTCCGCGGTGCCGCCGGCCAGCGTCGGCTACATCGAAGCGCACGGCACCGGCACCCCGACCGGAGATCCGGTGGAACTCGGTGCGCTCTCCGCCGTCTACGGCGCCGGGCGCGCCGACGCCCCGTGTGCCGTGGGGTCGGTGAAACCGAACACCGGCCACCTCGAAGGCGGTGCGGGTGTCGTCGGGCTGATCAAGGCGACACTGGCGCTGCATCACGAGATGCTGCCGCCCACTGCCGGCGTGCGCACCCTGAGCAGCGCCGTCGACTGGGCGACCAGCGGCCTGAGGGTCCCCACCGAGGCGGAGTGCTGGCCGCGCGGCGCCGACCCTCGACGCGCCGCGGTCTGCAGCTACGGCTACGGCGGCACCATTGCCCACCTGCTCATCGAGGAAGCGCCGGAGCCCCCTCCGGCTTCCGCCGCACCACGGCCCACCCTCATCCCGTTGTCCGGCCGCTCCGAAGCGCGTCTGGCGTCGCAGGCGTCGGCGCTGGCCGGGTACCTGCGTGCGGCCGAAACTCCGGTGGCCGAGGTCGCATCGACAATGTGGACGCGCCGTTCCCACCAACCGGTCAGGGGTGCGGTGGTGACCTCCGGTCTCGTCGAGTCCAACTCTGCGACAACCGTCGTCGACGCGCTCGACGCGCTGGCGCTGGGTGTGCGGGACCCGCGGGTGGTCACCGGAACGGGCGTGCCCGGGGCGGAAAACGGTGCGGTGTGGGTGTTTTCAGGTCACGGGTCGCACTGGGCGGGCATGGGTCGTGAGCTGCTCGCCACCGAACCCGCGTTCGCGGCCACCATCGACGAGGTCGACGCGGTGTTCGCCAGGGAGCTCGGATTCTCCGCACGCGAGGCCTTGACCACCGAACAACTCGGCGGCACCGACCAGGTGCAGGCCCTGACCTTCGCCATGCAGGTCGGCCTCGCCGCGGTGCTGCGCGAGCACGGAGTCAGACCCGCCGCGGTGATCGGCCACTCGGTCGGCGAAGTCGCCGCCTGCGTGGTGTCGGGGGTGTTCGATCTCGTGCACGGCGCATCGGTCGCCTGCTTCCGGGCCCGTGGCTTCCGTTCCGTCATGGGCGACGGTGCGATGGCGTTGGTGCGACTGCCGTTCGACGAGGCGGACCGCCGGCTGCACGGCCGAACCGACGTGGTGGCGGCCATCAGCGCCTCGTCGGAGTCCACCGTGGTGTCGGGAACGGTGGCCGCGGTCCGGGCGGTGGTCCAGGCGTGGACCGACGAGGGTGTGACGGTGCGCCCGGTCAACACCGACGTGGCCTTCCACAGTCCCGCGATGGATGCCCTCACGGCTGAACTCGCCCGGCTCGTCGGCGGATTGCCCGAACCCGGCAGCGCCCAGGTGCCGCTCTACACCACAGCGCTCGCCGACCCGAGATCCGCGGCGCCGCGTGACCCCGACTACTGGGTCGCCAACCTGCGCGGGCGGGTGCGATTCGCCGAGACGGTGCGGGCCGCTGCCGAGGACGGCCACCGGTTGTTCCTGGAGATCTCGGCCCACCCGGTGGTGTCCCACTCGATCGTCGAGACGTTGCTGCATCACGGGATGACCGACCACGCGGTGGTGCCGGTGTTGCGCCGCGACCAGCCCGAGCAACGGGCCGTCGGCGCGGCGATCGCGGGGTTGTACTGCCATGGGGCGCCGGTCGAGCACGGCGTCACGGCCGGTACCGCGTGGGCCTGCGACCTGCCCGGTACGTCGTGGCAGCATCGCCGGTTCTGGCGGACACCGACCCCGCCGCCGGGCACCCGCGCCCTGCACGACGGCATGTCGAACACGCTGCTCGGTGGTGTGCTGGAGGTGACCGGGGCGGTGCCCGCGCGGGTCTGGCAGACCCGGCTGGACATGGAGAACCGGCCCTATCCCGGGGACCATCCGGTGCAGAACACCGAGATCGTCCCTGCGGCAGTACTTCTCAACACATTCCTGACCGCCGGCGGCGGCGATCTTACCGATGTGCGGCTGCGTACCCCTGTGGCGCCGGCACGGGCCCGCGACATCCAGGTGGTGCTGCAGGACCGGTCACTGCGGTTGTCGTCCCGACTGGTCGACGAGGAATCCGACAACACCTGGCTCACGCACAGCAGCGCTGTGGTCGCGGACGGCGAACCGACGGCCGACACTGTCGCAGCGGGCGTCCTGCTGCGGTGCCCGGAGGAGCTGCCACCCGGCCATGTCATCGACACGCTCGCCGGCGTCGGGGTGGCGGCGATGGGATTCGGTTGGCAGGTTCTCGAGTTGCGGCGCGGTGACGGCGAACTGTGGGCTCGGGTGTCGGCCGAACCGGACGGATCGGCGCCGTCGACCTGGGCGGGCCTGCTGGACGCGGCGACATCGGCGGCGTCGACGGTGTTCGGCGGCGCCCCGCGGCTGCGGATGCCCGCGCGCATCAACCGCGTGCACGTCCAGGGCACCCCTCCGGCGGTGGCGGTCCTGCTTGTCAGGCACCGAGAGGGGACCACGACCGACGTGTCGATCGCCGACGAGTCCGGCACCGTGCTGGCGTTGCTGTCGGCGATGACCTTCGAGGAACTCGAGAGCCCGGCAGGTACCGACACCTCGCGGCTGCTGCACCATGTGGCGTGGCACCCGACGCCGTGGCCGGAGCAGGACCGGCCGACCGACGTGCTGCTGGTGGGTGGCACCCGCGACGAACTCGGCCGGGTGCAGCGTGATCTCACAGGCGAGGGCGTCCCGAGCCGCAGGTATCCCGACCCCGACGAGCTGCCCTGCAGCCAGGCGCCCGGGTCGGTGGTCCTGGTCCTGCCGTCCACCGACGACACTCCCGAGGCGGCCGCAGAACTGGTGTTGCGCACGCTGAAGCGACTGCACGACAATAACTCTGCGGCCCGGTTGTGGGTGCTGACCCGACACGTGCACGAGGGCGCGAACCTGGTGCACGCCCCGCTGTGGGGGATGGCCAGGGTCGCCGCTGCCGAGCATCCGCAGCTGTGGGGCGGGGTTCTGGACCTGTCCGACGACGCGGTGCCGGTCGGTGTGCTCGCCTCGCTGCACGGCCATGGCGTGGTGGTGGTTCGCGACGGCATCGCGCTGACCGCTCGGCTCGCTCACGGCGGGCCGGCCGGTGGCCCGCCGATGACGTGTACACCGGGCGGGACGTACCTGGTCACCGGCGGCACCGGGGTGCTCGGCCTGCGGATCGCCGCGCGGTTGGCCGATCTCGGTGCCCGCCGCCTGGTGTTGCTGTCGCGCACGGGTATGCCGCCGCGGCACCGGTGGGCCGACGAGAGCCACCGCGAGGCGGGTGGCGCGATCTCCGCGCTGGAGGAACGCGGGGTGTCCGTACACGTCGCGCCGATCGACATCGGCGCCGCCGACGCCGCGGAGCGGCTGCAGGCGGTGCTGCGGGACCTACCGCCGGTGCGAGGTGTCGTCCACGCCGCGGGTGTGGAAGCCGGTGCGCTGCTGATCAATACGACGCCCGAGGACATCAGGACCGCGATGCGGCCCAAGGTCGGCGGCACTCTGGCCCTGCACCGGGTGTTCCCGCCCGGAGAGCTGGACTGGATGGTGCTGTTCTCGTCGTGCGGCTATCTGGCGGGCTTTCCCGGGCAGGGTGCGTACGCGTGCGCCAACGCGTTCCTGGATGCGGCCGCGCGGCACCGCGGCAGCCTCGGGGACCGTACCGTCAGCGTGGCGTGGACCGCCTGGGGAGGCCTCGGCATGGGCTCGGCGTCGGGATTTGTTGCGGCCCAACTGGAAGCGCTCGGGATGGGCACCATAGGAGCCGACGACGCGATGCGTGCCCTG
- a CDS encoding phosphoadenylyl-sulfate reductase → MTDVMADTDLQKLAERGAAELGEHASAEDLLRWTDENFGGAGGPANGSGYIVASNMQDGVLVDLAAKVRPGVDVLFLDTGYHFVETIGTRDAVEAVYDVKVVNVRPELSVAEQDAAHGKDLFARDAAACCGMRKVEPLGKSLKNYSAWVTGIRRVEAPTRANAPLISWDKAFGLVKINPLAAWSDDDMQDYIDSNGILVNPLVYEGYPSIGCAPCTAKPIEGADPRSGRWAGQTKTECGLHAS, encoded by the coding sequence ATGACGGATGTGATGGCGGACACGGATCTGCAGAAGCTGGCCGAGCGCGGCGCGGCAGAGCTCGGCGAGCACGCCAGCGCCGAGGACCTGCTGCGCTGGACCGACGAGAACTTCGGCGGCGCCGGCGGGCCGGCCAATGGATCGGGCTACATCGTGGCGTCCAACATGCAGGACGGCGTGCTGGTCGACCTGGCGGCCAAGGTCCGTCCCGGCGTGGACGTGTTGTTCCTCGACACCGGATACCACTTCGTGGAGACCATCGGCACCCGCGACGCCGTCGAGGCGGTATACGACGTCAAGGTCGTCAACGTGCGGCCCGAGTTGAGCGTGGCCGAACAGGACGCCGCTCATGGCAAGGACCTGTTCGCCCGGGACGCGGCCGCGTGCTGCGGGATGCGCAAGGTCGAACCGCTCGGCAAATCGCTGAAGAACTACTCGGCGTGGGTCACCGGCATCCGCCGGGTCGAAGCACCGACCCGTGCCAACGCACCATTGATCAGCTGGGACAAGGCTTTTGGCCTGGTCAAGATCAACCCGCTGGCGGCATGGAGCGACGACGACATGCAGGACTACATCGACAGCAACGGCATCCTCGTCAATCCGCTTGTGTACGAAGGCTATCCGTCGATCGGCTGCGCCCCGTGCACCGCCAAGCCCATCGAGGGAGCCGACCCGCGCAGCGGTCGCTGGGCAGGCCAGACCAAGACGGAATGCGGACTGCACGCCTCGTGA
- a CDS encoding LLM class F420-dependent oxidoreductase, with protein MKLSGVGLWSSQLRYGNPTEAAEAAAELDELGFPALWIPDVGGPVLDSVDNLLSATKRTVIATGILNLWMHDPVEVADRYATLTETHGDRFLLGIGVSHAPLIDSKEPGLYRKPLAATKAFLDGLDSAAQPVPVANRVLAALGPKMLQLSATRAGGAHPYLVTPEHTHTAREVLGEGPMLLPEQTVMLTDDREQARAVGADWLRSYLALPNYANNLLRSGFTEDDVASVSDRLFDAIIAWGDEDAILARVAEHRAAGADHVCVQVITADPTEFPREQWRRLAAALN; from the coding sequence ATGAAGCTATCCGGTGTTGGCCTGTGGAGTTCGCAGTTGCGTTACGGAAACCCGACGGAGGCCGCCGAGGCCGCCGCCGAACTCGACGAACTCGGGTTCCCCGCGCTGTGGATTCCCGATGTCGGTGGCCCTGTTCTCGATTCGGTCGACAACCTGCTGTCGGCCACGAAGCGGACCGTGATCGCCACCGGAATCCTCAACCTCTGGATGCACGACCCGGTAGAGGTCGCCGACCGCTACGCCACGTTGACCGAGACCCACGGCGACCGGTTCCTGCTCGGCATCGGGGTGAGCCACGCGCCGCTGATCGACTCGAAGGAGCCCGGCCTCTACCGCAAACCGCTTGCCGCCACGAAGGCCTTCCTCGACGGCCTGGACAGCGCGGCACAGCCGGTGCCGGTCGCGAACCGGGTGCTGGCCGCGCTCGGACCGAAGATGCTGCAGCTCTCGGCGACCCGCGCCGGCGGAGCGCATCCCTATCTGGTCACCCCCGAGCACACCCACACCGCCCGCGAGGTGCTCGGTGAGGGCCCGATGCTGCTGCCCGAACAGACCGTGATGCTGACCGACGACCGCGAGCAGGCGCGCGCCGTCGGCGCCGATTGGCTGCGGTCCTACCTCGCGCTGCCGAACTATGCCAACAACCTGCTGCGGTCCGGATTCACCGAGGACGACGTCGCGTCGGTCAGCGACCGGTTGTTCGACGCGATCATCGCCTGGGGTGACGAGGACGCCATCCTCGCCCGGGTCGCCGAACACCGGGCGGCGGGTGCCGACCACGTCTGCGTCCAGGTGATCACCGCAGATCCCACGGAGTTCCCGCGGGAACAGTGGCGTCGCCTGGCGGCCGCGCTGAACTAG
- the hemW gene encoding radical SAM family heme chaperone HemW: protein MTVQAKVALPGLTAGSDRPFGIYIHVPFCATRCGYCDFNTYTPAELGGANPDGWLAALRTELRLAAAHLGVAPQVQTVFVGGGTPSLLGAAGLDSVLDAVRDHFTVAVGAEVTTEANPESTSPEFFARLRASGFTRVSLGMQSTAPHVLAALDRVHSPGRALDAAREAAAEGFEHVSIDLIYGTPGETDDDLMRSADAAIEAGVDHVSAYALIVEDGTALARRVRRGEMPAPDDDVLAGRYELLDRRLADAGFSWYEVSNWARPGGQCRHNLGYWDGGEWWGAGPGAHGYVGSTRWWNVKHPNAYAESLAGGTLPVADLEELDAETAHVEDVMLRVRLRSGLPMAVLSAPERDRAAAAIDDGLLYARGERLVLTDRGRLLADAVVRTLLG from the coding sequence GTGACGGTCCAGGCGAAGGTGGCGCTGCCCGGGCTGACGGCGGGTTCGGACCGGCCCTTCGGGATCTACATCCACGTGCCGTTCTGCGCGACGCGGTGCGGATACTGCGACTTCAACACCTACACCCCGGCCGAACTGGGGGGCGCGAACCCCGATGGCTGGCTGGCCGCGTTGCGCACCGAACTCCGGCTCGCCGCCGCCCATCTCGGTGTCGCACCGCAGGTGCAGACCGTTTTTGTCGGCGGCGGTACGCCGTCGCTGCTGGGCGCGGCGGGGCTCGACTCGGTGCTCGACGCCGTCCGCGACCACTTCACCGTCGCGGTCGGTGCCGAGGTCACCACCGAGGCCAACCCCGAATCGACCTCGCCGGAGTTCTTCGCCCGCCTGCGGGCGTCCGGCTTCACCCGGGTGTCGCTGGGCATGCAGTCGACCGCGCCGCACGTCCTCGCGGCGCTGGACCGGGTGCACTCGCCCGGCCGGGCACTCGATGCCGCCCGCGAAGCCGCGGCCGAGGGTTTCGAGCACGTCAGCATCGATCTGATCTACGGAACCCCGGGGGAGACCGACGACGACCTGATGCGGTCGGCGGATGCGGCGATCGAAGCCGGGGTCGACCACGTCTCGGCGTACGCGTTGATCGTCGAGGACGGCACCGCGCTGGCCCGTCGGGTCCGCCGCGGCGAGATGCCCGCCCCCGACGACGACGTGCTGGCGGGCCGCTACGAACTGCTGGACCGCCGGCTCGCCGACGCCGGCTTCTCCTGGTACGAGGTGTCGAACTGGGCTCGCCCCGGCGGGCAGTGCCGGCACAACCTCGGATACTGGGACGGCGGCGAATGGTGGGGCGCCGGCCCCGGCGCGCACGGCTACGTCGGTTCGACACGCTGGTGGAATGTCAAGCACCCCAACGCTTATGCCGAATCGCTCGCAGGTGGCACGCTGCCGGTCGCCGATCTCGAAGAACTCGACGCCGAGACCGCCCACGTCGAGGACGTGATGCTGCGGGTGCGGCTGCGCTCCGGGTTGCCGATGGCGGTGCTGTCCGCGCCGGAGCGTGATCGCGCCGCGGCCGCGATCGACGACGGACTGCTCTACGCCCGGGGTGAGCGACTGGTGCTGACCGACCGCGGCAGGCTGCTCGCCGACGCGGTGGTGCGCACCCTGCTGGGCTGA
- a CDS encoding nuclear transport factor 2 family protein: MAFDPGAVGRAFSEHRFDDALEHLATDVKWTIVGYMVLEGSDAVRQTCRDTLESLEGTSIEFDRCVTAAGDDVVAVDTVVRYVRPDGVTAVASCAVYEFDGEKISTITSYAVEVDPGDAGAQPPPRL; encoded by the coding sequence ATGGCATTCGATCCCGGCGCGGTCGGCCGTGCGTTCTCCGAACACCGCTTCGACGACGCACTCGAGCACCTCGCCACCGACGTGAAGTGGACGATCGTCGGTTACATGGTTCTCGAGGGCAGCGACGCGGTTCGGCAGACGTGCCGCGACACGCTGGAGAGCCTCGAGGGCACGTCGATCGAGTTCGACCGGTGTGTCACCGCGGCCGGTGACGACGTCGTCGCCGTGGACACGGTCGTCCGCTACGTCCGCCCGGACGGCGTCACCGCCGTCGCGAGCTGTGCCGTCTACGAATTCGACGGGGAGAAGATCAGCACCATCACGTCCTACGCGGTCGAGGTCGACCCCGGAGACGCCGGCGCCCAGCCGCCGCCGCGACTGTGA
- a CDS encoding sirohydrochlorin chelatase, translating into MTLVLTAHGSADPRSAATARSVADTIRRLRPDLDVRVAFCEQNTPNLRDVLTTLPHRRAVVVPFLLADAYHARVDIPAMIADSGADARRADALGEDDRLIHVLRQRLEQAGISRLDPGVGILVTAVGSSQQQANQRTATVARELTLMTRWTATTAFATGPHPTPAEAADVLRERGATRLVVAPWFLAHGRITDRVATFARAQHIPMSAPLGAHRQVAETVLDRFDAALDHRAAA; encoded by the coding sequence GTGACGCTTGTCCTCACCGCGCACGGCAGCGCCGACCCGCGGTCGGCGGCGACGGCGCGCTCGGTGGCCGACACGATCCGCCGGCTGCGGCCGGATCTCGATGTGCGAGTGGCGTTCTGCGAGCAGAACACGCCGAATCTGCGTGACGTGCTGACGACGCTGCCGCACCGCCGCGCGGTGGTTGTCCCGTTTCTTCTCGCCGACGCCTATCACGCGAGGGTGGACATCCCCGCGATGATCGCCGACTCCGGGGCCGATGCCCGCCGCGCCGACGCGCTCGGCGAGGACGACCGATTGATCCACGTGTTGCGTCAGCGACTCGAGCAGGCCGGGATCTCGCGGCTGGATCCCGGTGTCGGGATCCTCGTCACCGCCGTCGGGTCGTCACAGCAGCAGGCCAACCAGCGCACCGCGACGGTGGCGCGCGAGTTGACGCTGATGACCCGCTGGACGGCCACCACGGCGTTCGCGACCGGGCCGCACCCGACACCGGCGGAGGCCGCCGATGTGCTGCGCGAGCGCGGCGCCACCCGACTGGTCGTCGCGCCCTGGTTCCTGGCCCACGGCCGCATCACCGACCGCGTCGCGACGTTCGCCCGCGCCCAGCACATCCCGATGTCGGCACCGCTGGGTGCGCACCGCCAGGTGGCCGAGACGGTCCTGGACCGCTTCGACGCGGCGCTGGACCACCGCGCCGCGGCCTAG
- a CDS encoding nitrite/sulfite reductase, with the protein MTTTPETPAKPTKPAKRPRGEGQWALGYREPLNPNEQSKKDDNPLNVRARIENIYSKNGFESIDKGDLRGRFRWWGLYTQRKPGYDGTWTGDENTDMLEDEFFMLRVRSDGGALTTAALRTLGGISTEFGRDTADISDRQNVQYHWIRVEDMPEIWRRLDEVGLQTTEACGDCPRIVLGSPVAGESLDEVIDGTPAINEIVKRYIGKPEYSNLPRKFKTAISGLQDVVHEVNDVAFIGVVHPEHGPGFDLWVGGGLSTNPMLGQRVGAWVPLDEVPDVWEGVVSVFRDYGYRRLRAKARLKFLIKDWGVEKFREVLETEYLKRPLIDGPAPDPVTRPIDHVGVQKLRNGLNAVGVAPIAGRVSGTILSKVADLAEAAGSNRVRFTPYQKLIVLDVPDENLAELRAGLDALGLPSTPSHWRRNLMACTGIEFCKLSFAETRKRSQTLVPELEKRLDDINAQLDVPVTIHINGCPNSCARIQIADIGFKGQMIDDGEGPEEGFQVHLGGSLGLDSGFGRKLRQHKVLSSELGDYIDRVVRNFVKQREPGERFATWALRADEADLR; encoded by the coding sequence ATGACCACCACACCGGAAACGCCAGCCAAGCCCACAAAGCCCGCCAAGCGCCCCCGCGGCGAAGGCCAGTGGGCTCTCGGCTACCGCGAACCGCTCAACCCCAACGAACAGTCCAAGAAGGACGACAACCCGCTCAACGTGCGCGCCCGCATCGAGAACATCTACTCGAAGAACGGCTTCGAGAGCATCGACAAGGGCGACCTGCGCGGGCGGTTCCGCTGGTGGGGGCTCTACACACAGCGCAAGCCCGGCTACGACGGCACATGGACCGGCGACGAGAACACCGACATGCTCGAAGACGAGTTCTTCATGCTGCGGGTCCGCAGCGACGGCGGTGCCCTCACGACGGCAGCGCTGCGCACCCTCGGCGGCATCTCCACCGAGTTCGGCCGCGACACCGCCGACATTTCCGACCGCCAGAACGTCCAGTACCACTGGATCCGCGTGGAGGACATGCCCGAGATCTGGCGCCGCCTCGACGAGGTCGGCCTGCAGACCACCGAGGCGTGCGGTGACTGCCCCCGCATCGTGCTGGGTTCCCCGGTGGCCGGTGAGTCCCTCGACGAGGTGATCGACGGCACGCCCGCGATCAACGAGATCGTCAAGCGCTACATCGGCAAGCCCGAGTACTCGAACCTGCCGCGCAAGTTCAAGACCGCGATCTCGGGCCTCCAGGACGTCGTGCACGAGGTCAACGACGTCGCGTTCATCGGTGTCGTGCACCCCGAGCACGGCCCCGGCTTCGATCTGTGGGTCGGCGGCGGCCTGTCCACCAACCCGATGCTGGGTCAGCGGGTCGGCGCGTGGGTGCCGCTCGACGAGGTGCCCGACGTGTGGGAAGGCGTGGTCAGCGTGTTCCGCGACTACGGCTACCGCCGCCTGCGCGCCAAGGCCCGGCTGAAGTTCCTGATCAAGGACTGGGGTGTCGAGAAATTCCGGGAAGTTCTCGAGACCGAGTACCTGAAGCGCCCGCTCATCGACGGGCCCGCGCCCGACCCGGTGACCAGGCCGATCGACCATGTCGGCGTGCAGAAGCTGCGCAACGGGCTCAACGCGGTCGGCGTGGCGCCGATCGCCGGGCGGGTGTCCGGCACGATCCTGTCCAAGGTCGCCGACCTCGCCGAAGCGGCAGGCTCCAACCGGGTGCGCTTCACGCCGTATCAGAAGCTGATCGTGCTCGACGTTCCCGACGAGAACCTGGCCGAGCTGCGAGCAGGGCTCGACGCTCTGGGGCTGCCGTCGACCCCGTCGCACTGGCGGCGCAACCTGATGGCCTGCACCGGCATCGAGTTCTGCAAGCTGAGCTTCGCCGAGACCCGCAAGCGTTCCCAGACGCTGGTGCCGGAGCTGGAGAAGCGGCTCGACGACATCAACGCCCAACTCGACGTGCCGGTGACCATCCACATCAACGGCTGCCCGAACTCGTGTGCCCGCATCCAGATCGCCGACATCGGATTCAAGGGCCAGATGATCGACGACGGAGAGGGCCCCGAGGAGGGTTTCCAGGTCCACCTGGGCGGCAGCCTCGGCCTGGACAGCGGTTTCGGCCGCAAGCTGCGCCAGCACAAAGTCCTCTCCAGCGAACTCGGCGACTACATCGACAGAGTTGTTCGCAATTTCGTGAAACAACGGGAGCCGGGTGAGCGTTTCGCTACGTGGGCATTACGAGCAGACGAGGCGGATTTGAGATGA